One window from the genome of Eucalyptus grandis isolate ANBG69807.140 chromosome 7, ASM1654582v1, whole genome shotgun sequence encodes:
- the LOC104452885 gene encoding 2-carboxy-1,4-naphthoquinone phytyltransferase, chloroplastic-like produces the protein MLQFHVQVRLGTEKGSSVVKVAVTALYSLLLTFGLSRDLPSSCIILCLLTLPMGNRVVSFVDENHEDKRSIFMAKYYCVRLHALFGASLAAGLVIAKFVSKRYIPRLILA, from the exons ATGCTGCAATTTCATGTGCAGGTTAGGCTTGGCACAGAGAAAGGTTCATCTGTTGTGAAAGTGGCAGTCACAGCACTCTATTCTCTTCTATTAACTTTCGGTCTCAGCAGAGATCTTCCCTCTAGTTGCATT ATACTGTGCCTTCTGACCTTACCTATGGGAAATCGGGTCGTTAGCTTTGTGGACGAGAATCATGAG GACAAGAGATCAATTTTCATGGCAAAGTATTATTGCGTGAGGTTACATGCTTTGTTCGGAGCTTCATTAGCTGCTGGATTGGTGATAGCTAAATTTGTCTCCAAGAGATATATTCCAAGGTTGATCTTAGCCTAA